From the genome of Streptomyces sp. NBC_01241:
CCTCCGCCCGATCCCTGGCCGAGGGCGACGACGTGGCCCACGAGGGCACCGTCACCCTGGCCAGGACCGTCGACGGCGCATTCGGCTCCCGGATGCTCCTCCTGATCGACGCAGGAGACGGACTCACGCTGAAAATCTTCAGCACCAGCAAGGCGGCATGGGAAGCCGAGGAAGGCGACCGGGTGCGCATCACCGGCACGGCCAAGAAGCCCCAGACCGACAGGTACGAGGGCACGCCGCAGACCCCCGTAGCCCGCCCGCGCATCACCATCGTCGCCACCGCCGACGAGCTCGAAGCAGTCGCGGTGTAACCCCGGCGGCGGGGCGACCCCAAGTCGCCCCGCCGCCCGGCCCGCTCCAGCCGTGCGGCGTGGGCGGCGGCCGGCCGGGGGTGGCCGGGCCGGGCGCGGAGCGCCTTCGGGGTGGCGGCCCGTGGGCGCCGGCCCCGCCGTGCGGGGCGCAGCCCGGTGCGCGGCACCGTCGTACGGCACCCGTCCTTCGGGCGGGAACTGGGGGCTCCTCGCCCCCAGACCCCTCGCCAGCGCCAAGGGCGCGCTGGACCGCCCAGGTGGACAAGCAACAGGCCCCGGGCATCGCGGGGTTGTCCCGCGGCCGTGCGGCGCCGTTGTCGGGTGCGGGCCGGTTCCCGCGGCCTGCGGGCCGGTGGGGGTTTTCATCGCACCTTCGGTGCGATCCGGCCGTGCGCCGCAGTCGTCGGCCCTGGGGGGCCTCCTTATTGCGGCCCTCCGGTCGCTGCGCTCCCTGCGGGCTGCGTCGCTTCGCTCCTTGCGCGAAGCCCCGGGGGGCTCCTCCGGACGCCCGCCCCCCGGGGACCGGGGGACGAGCTGAGCTGAGTGGTGGGCCGGGGCGAGGAGAGCGGTTTCGTCGTTGTCCGCCGGCACCGTCGTGGCCGGGGCGAGGGGCTGAGGTCGAAGAGGGAGAGAGGGGAGCTGCGCGACGTCGAGGGGTGCGGGCCGGCCCGGGGCCGGGGGAGGGAAAAGCGGCTGGCAGCGAGGGGGGTCGGCCGGGCCCGGACGCCCTCTAAAAGATCATGGAACTTCCGGGAAAAACCCTGGTCAGACCCCCTTTTCGGCTAGGTGATCCGGCCCAATACTGGTAATATTGAGCTTGTTGGAAGGGGATGGCACCCCGGACAACGAGAACCCCTCGAAACCCGTTGAAAGGTGCTGGACATGACCGTCAAGACCCGCAACTCTCGCCCCGCCGCCAAGAAGGCCACCGAGACCCCGCAGCCGGTCGTCACCGTCGTTGACACCCGTCACCCGAAGTCCGGCCTGTCGGTCAGCTACCGCGTCACGGTGGACACCGTGGAGCGCGCCGAGGTGATCAGTGAGGCGGGAGTCTCGGCCGGGCTGGTCGCCCGCCTCACGATCCAGGCGGGCCCGCGACAGCGCCCCGTGACCATCATGGCCAGCCGCCTTATCGGCGAGGGTGAGTGGTACGCCGACGCCATGACCGAGCGCGGCGGCCGCGTCCACCACTCCCGTGGATTCGGGAACCGGCGCGGGGTTCCCCGTCGCCTCCTGTCCGACCTGGGCGACGTGCTCACTCTCTGCGCGTACGACGTTCGCGGACTGGTCGAGGACGCCGAGCCCGGCCGCCCGCTGAAGCTGCGCAAGGTCAAGGCCAAGCGCAAGGCGAAGGCCGACGCCGAGGCGTAACCCGGAGGGCCGGGGCGCGGCGAGCGCCCCGGCCACAAAGGGGGGCCGGATGAGAAAAACCCTGGTCAGGCCCCCCTTTTCCCTTCCAAATCCGGCCCAACACTGGTAATATTGAGCTTGTTGGAAGGGGATGGCACCCCGACCGGCACCGCTCGAAACCCGCACCACTTCACCGAGAGGCACCCGAGATGGCTACCAAGACGACGCGCCGCCGCTCCACCAAGCCCACCAAGACCCCCGAGGAGCGCGCGGCAGAGGTAGACGCCCTCCACGAGCAGCTCAACACCGCGATTGCGTCCCTGGTCTCCGCCGACGGATGGAAGGCGATGCTTCGCGCGACCGTCGCGAACCTCGGCCGCTACTCCGCCAACAACATGCTGCTGATCCTGGCCCAGTGCCCGCACGCCACCCAGGTGCGCAGCTTCAAGCAGTGGAAGGAAAACGGCCGCTCCGTCCGCAAGGGGGAAAAGGGACTGCGGATCTTCGCCCCCATGACGGTGAAGAAGAAGGACGAGACCGGCGCGCCGGTCCTGGACGAGAACGGCCAGGAGCAGAAGAGGACCCTCTTCAAGACCGTTGCCGTGTTCGACATCAGCCAGACCGACCCCATCGAGGGCGAGGCCGCCCCCGAGGAGCCCACCACGGAGCCCGCCTACGCGCTCGGCGGGAAGGTGGAAGGCGACGCCCCGGCCGAACTCTGGAACGGCCTTACGGCCCACATCGAGGGCCACGGGTACACGGTGCGGCTGGAGTCCACCGGCCGCGCGGACGGGTACACCGACCCCGCGACCCGCGTAGTCGGCATCCAGGCCAGCGACCCCGAGGCACACCGCGTGATCACGCTCGCCCACGAGGGCGCGCACATCGAGTGCGGCCACGTCGCGGACATGGACGAGTACCGCCGCCACCGGGGCCGCATGGAGTGCGAAGCCGAATCCGTCGCGTACATCGTCGCCGGGGTGGCCGGACTGGACGCCGCCCTTACGTCCGTCCCGTACATCGCGGATTGGGCAGGCCGGACCGCCGAAGAAGTCCGCGAGACGCTTGCAGCCGCAAGCGCAACGGTCGTCCGCGCCGCCCGCGCGATCCTGGCCACCACGACCGCCACGCCGGACGAGGCGACGGAGACCGGCGAGGCGGAGCGCGCGGCGGAGGAAGCCGCCCACGCCGCCTACCAGGAGGTACGCGCCGAGATGATCGAGACCGCGCACCAGCGCGAGCAGGGCCAGCCGCTCAGCGCCGCCCCGGAGACCGCAGCCGCCCAGGGGTGAACGCAGGGCCGGGGGAGGGAGAGCCCTCCCCCGGCGCGGCGGGAGCGCGCCGACCGGACCGCCGTAGCGCGGCAGCCGACGGCGGCCGTGTCCGCACCTCCCGGCGGACGACGACCGCGCCGCCGGACCGGCCGCCGGTGCGCCCCCCGCCGTGGGCGCACCACCAGAACAACCCCGCCGGGGCGGCGGATGGCACCGCCGCCCCGGCTCCCTCGAAACCCCGACCACACCGCGCGAAGGACAGACCGATGAACGTACTCACCATGACCACCTGGGTTGCCGTCTACGGATGGGGGCCCGAGACCGACGCACCCGCACTCGTCGTCTACTCCACGGCCACCAACGAGGCCACGGCCCGCGAGCTCGCCGACACCGCCGCCGAGAAGTTCGGTCGCGAGAATGCGTGCTCCTGCTGCGACAACGAACCTCAGCTCTGGACCGTCCTGCGCGTCCCCTTCGGTCAACTCCCGCCGCAGGCCGACGAAACCAGTGCGAGCCTGCACGTGGGAGAGCGCGGGTAACGGCCCCGCCCCGGCCGCGCGGTTCGTGCCGCGCGGCCGTGTGCGCGGTGGGCGGCGGCCGGCCGGGGGTGGCCGGGCCGGGCGCGGAGCGCCGTCGGGGCGCAGCGCCGTGGGCGCCGGCCCCGGCGTCGGGGTACGGGCGGTGCGCAGCGCCGCCCGGGGTGCACCCGTCCTTCGGCCGGGTACTGGGGGCTCCTCGCCCCCAGACCCCTCGCCAGCGCCGAGGGCGCGCTGGACCGCCCAGGTGGACAAGCAACAGGCCCCGGGCATCGCGGGGTTGTCCCGCGGCCGTACGGCGCCGTTGTCGGGTGCGGGCCGGTTCCCGCGGCGTGGCCGTCGGTGGGGGTTTTCATCGCACCTTCGGTGCGATCCGGCCGTGCGCCGCAGTCGTCGGGCCTGGGGGCCCTCCTTATTGCGGCCCGCGCTGCGCGCGGGCTGCGTCGCTTCGCTCCTTGCGCGAAGCCCCGGGGGGCTCCTCCGGACGCCCGCCCCCCGGGGACCGGGGGACGAGCTGAAGTCCGTCGTGGTCGAGGCGGGGAACGGAGCGCCGTGTCCGAGTGCCGGCGCCGCCGTGGTGACCGTCCGGGGGCTGAGGTCGAGGAGGGCCAGGAGGAACTGGAGCCGGTGGAGAAGGTGCGGGCCGGCCCGGGGCCGGGGGAGGGAAAAGCGGCTGGCAAGGAGGGGGGTCGGCGGGGCCCGGACGCCCTCTAAAAGATCATGGAACTTCCGGGAAAAACCCTGGTCAGACCCCCTTTTCGGCTAGGTGATCCGGCCCAACACTGGTAATATTGAGCTTGTTGGAAGGGGATGGCACCCCGGACAACGAGAACCCCTCG
Proteins encoded in this window:
- a CDS encoding ArdC-like ssDNA-binding domain-containing protein gives rise to the protein MATKTTRRRSTKPTKTPEERAAEVDALHEQLNTAIASLVSADGWKAMLRATVANLGRYSANNMLLILAQCPHATQVRSFKQWKENGRSVRKGEKGLRIFAPMTVKKKDETGAPVLDENGQEQKRTLFKTVAVFDISQTDPIEGEAAPEEPTTEPAYALGGKVEGDAPAELWNGLTAHIEGHGYTVRLESTGRADGYTDPATRVVGIQASDPEAHRVITLAHEGAHIECGHVADMDEYRRHRGRMECEAESVAYIVAGVAGLDAALTSVPYIADWAGRTAEEVRETLAAASATVVRAARAILATTTATPDEATETGEAERAAEEAAHAAYQEVRAEMIETAHQREQGQPLSAAPETAAAQG